One Microbacterium trichothecenolyticum DNA window includes the following coding sequences:
- a CDS encoding ATP-binding protein, with protein sequence MTENAARRSIDVAVAPESLETIFEAMSAWWDEVGEVDVAKRFGFETAVIEIAGNIVEHSEGAGADRRFTLELFADASVLSATFRDDGDPPVVDLSSVNMAGEDEESGRGLALASAGVDELSLRRVGDRNVWTLESRRT encoded by the coding sequence GTGACTGAGAACGCCGCGCGCCGCTCCATCGATGTCGCCGTCGCGCCCGAGAGCCTGGAGACGATCTTCGAGGCCATGTCCGCCTGGTGGGACGAGGTCGGCGAGGTCGACGTGGCCAAGCGCTTCGGCTTCGAGACGGCCGTGATCGAGATCGCCGGCAACATCGTCGAGCATTCCGAGGGCGCGGGGGCGGATCGGCGCTTCACCCTGGAGCTGTTCGCCGACGCCTCCGTGCTGTCGGCGACCTTCCGCGACGACGGCGACCCGCCGGTCGTCGATCTGTCATCGGTGAACATGGCCGGCGAGGACGAAGAGAGCGGACGCGGCCTCGCGCTGGCGAGCGCGGGTGTCGACGAGTTGAGCCTGCGCCGTGTCGGCGACCGGAACGTGTGGACCTTGGAGTCGAGAAGAACGTGA
- the opgC gene encoding OpgC domain-containing protein has protein sequence MTRAHQRIGAAVGLAAALLLGMAAPAGAASLTDDGVWFGPELDWADDGPDGYRDRLGETPAVYAVRVSYPLDARSIAEWDRAATQVAAQGAALEITLEPSTDLDALTDNDAAELNTRLERYRTQSDAIQLVRFAPEMNGSWVSWGQQPTAYVRAFERVADAVHAGASGAETVWSPSYGAGYPFERADGRLDDLTVRDQVALDTDGDGLITEADDPYGPYFPSADTVDRVGLTMYYFGKGEAAAAAGRDVPLETNTAPEDGEVAARLAERWGYTGGQRESFYDRFAVGERKPLVLDTGALYDLDRGGDTELAVKQGWWRQVLAELPAHPLVTGVTWLEVVREEAEAGGQEVDWRATANGELAAALRADLESSGLIRWGPVTTVVTAEQGSAATVQVRQGGASANEEMNWITGSAAVLAVAFLASGIVGRALPKWRYDDTSATRDLRIDMIRGFVIVVVVVTHIEVTSPFAFASLKVVGAITGAEMFVLLSGIVLGMVFPLAAARGGEWASAVAAWGRARKQYLVALAVTLLIFAIGFLPFVDTSAVTTFTDRGTGEGGSGDSGRVYDLYPNAERLLDYPPPWYAVRQLLLLEMGPWPISIMGLFVVLSLAYPALMWLIKRRLWWLVLVISWGLYAVHTLVPGAVRLTSQFDALFPLAVWQVLFTHGLVIGYYRRQIVRALTTLPGKVGLGVFVVGYAGFLVYLWAGNAYGFTPVPFPADLYASLYDTGYQRIFLRWGRLLDLPLVLVCSYTVLTVAWKPLNKSMGWLWIPLGQASLYVFIVHVFFVLAVANIPGLDRGSLWQGTLIHSVVIGLILFMVRKRFLFSVIPR, from the coding sequence GTGACGCGCGCGCACCAACGGATCGGGGCGGCCGTGGGCCTGGCCGCAGCGCTCCTTCTGGGCATGGCCGCGCCCGCGGGGGCCGCCTCCCTCACCGACGACGGCGTCTGGTTCGGGCCCGAGCTGGACTGGGCCGACGACGGCCCCGACGGCTACCGCGACCGCCTGGGCGAGACGCCCGCCGTGTACGCGGTGCGCGTGTCGTATCCGCTCGATGCCCGATCCATCGCGGAGTGGGACCGAGCGGCGACCCAGGTCGCCGCTCAGGGCGCCGCGCTCGAGATCACACTCGAGCCGTCGACCGACCTCGACGCGTTGACCGACAACGACGCCGCAGAACTGAACACGCGTCTCGAGCGATACCGCACGCAGAGCGACGCGATCCAGCTCGTGCGTTTCGCCCCCGAGATGAATGGGTCATGGGTGTCGTGGGGCCAACAGCCGACGGCATATGTTCGTGCCTTCGAACGAGTGGCGGATGCCGTGCACGCCGGCGCCTCGGGTGCCGAGACGGTCTGGAGCCCGTCGTACGGCGCCGGTTATCCCTTCGAGCGGGCGGATGGCCGTCTCGACGATCTGACCGTTCGTGATCAGGTGGCTCTCGACACCGACGGCGACGGTCTCATCACCGAGGCCGATGACCCGTACGGCCCGTACTTCCCCTCCGCCGACACGGTGGACCGCGTGGGTCTGACGATGTACTACTTCGGCAAGGGCGAGGCGGCGGCGGCAGCGGGTCGTGACGTGCCGCTCGAGACCAACACCGCCCCCGAGGACGGGGAAGTGGCCGCTCGGCTCGCCGAACGCTGGGGCTATACGGGCGGTCAGCGCGAATCCTTCTACGACCGCTTCGCCGTCGGGGAACGCAAGCCCCTGGTGCTCGACACGGGGGCGCTCTACGACCTCGACCGCGGCGGCGACACCGAACTCGCGGTCAAGCAGGGCTGGTGGCGACAGGTGCTCGCCGAACTGCCCGCCCACCCCCTGGTGACGGGGGTGACCTGGCTCGAGGTCGTGCGCGAAGAGGCCGAGGCGGGCGGTCAAGAGGTCGACTGGCGCGCCACGGCCAACGGCGAGCTGGCTGCCGCCCTGCGCGCCGACCTGGAGTCATCGGGGCTGATCCGCTGGGGACCGGTGACGACGGTCGTCACCGCCGAGCAGGGCTCCGCCGCGACCGTCCAGGTGCGACAGGGCGGCGCGAGTGCGAACGAGGAGATGAACTGGATCACCGGCAGCGCCGCCGTCCTGGCCGTCGCGTTCCTGGCATCCGGGATCGTCGGCAGGGCGCTTCCGAAGTGGCGCTACGACGACACCTCGGCCACTCGCGATCTGCGCATCGACATGATCCGTGGCTTCGTCATCGTCGTCGTGGTCGTCACCCACATCGAGGTGACCAGCCCGTTCGCGTTCGCATCGCTCAAGGTGGTCGGCGCGATCACCGGCGCCGAGATGTTCGTGCTGCTCAGCGGCATCGTGCTCGGGATGGTGTTCCCGTTGGCGGCCGCCCGCGGGGGCGAATGGGCGAGTGCGGTCGCGGCGTGGGGTCGCGCGCGCAAGCAGTATCTCGTGGCTCTCGCGGTCACGCTGCTGATCTTCGCGATCGGGTTCCTCCCCTTCGTCGACACCTCGGCGGTGACCACGTTCACCGACCGCGGGACCGGCGAAGGAGGCAGCGGCGACTCGGGCCGCGTCTACGACCTGTACCCGAATGCCGAGCGACTGCTCGACTATCCGCCGCCGTGGTACGCCGTGCGGCAGCTCCTGCTCCTGGAGATGGGCCCCTGGCCGATCAGCATCATGGGTCTGTTCGTCGTGCTGAGCCTGGCGTATCCGGCGTTGATGTGGCTCATCAAGCGGCGACTGTGGTGGCTCGTGCTCGTGATCAGCTGGGGCTTGTACGCGGTGCATACCCTGGTCCCCGGTGCGGTGCGGCTGACGTCGCAGTTCGATGCGCTCTTCCCGCTGGCGGTGTGGCAGGTGCTGTTCACGCACGGCCTGGTGATCGGCTACTACCGTCGGCAGATCGTTCGTGCGCTGACGACCCTTCCGGGCAAGGTCGGCCTCGGCGTGTTCGTCGTCGGCTACGCCGGCTTTCTCGTCTATCTCTGGGCCGGCAACGCCTACGGCTTCACCCCCGTGCCGTTCCCCGCCGACCTGTACGCCAGCCTCTACGACACCGGCTACCAGCGGATCTTCCTGCGGTGGGGGCGACTGCTCGATCTGCCCCTGGTGCTCGTGTGCAGCTACACGGTGCTCACGGTGGCCTGGAAACCCCTGAACAAGAGCATGGGGTGGCTGTGGATCCCCCTGGGCCAGGCGAGTCTCTACGTGTTCATCGTCCACGTGTTCTTCGTGCTCGCCGTCGCCAACATCCCCGGCCTCGATCGGGGCAGCCTCTGGCAGGGCACGCTGATTCACAGCGTGGTCATCGGGCTCATCCTGTTCATGGTGCGAAAGCGATTCCTCTTCTCGGTCATCCCCCGCTGA
- a CDS encoding glycosyltransferase family 2 protein: MIVETTVPRDDLRREARRREISRARRLAVVRIVVVLSAATGLNYIVWRWLASVNWESWWIAVPLVLAETYSLIDSLLFGLGAWRLRERHDAPPLKRAVTVDVLVTTYNEPLDLVMETARAAKAIRYPHETWILDDGDRAELRALAEAEGIGVVTRSEAWRDRPRHAKAGNLNNALMVTEGEFLLILDADQIPSPDILDRTLGWFEDDKVALVQTPQWFTNVPASDPLGSQAPLFYGPIQQSKDGWNAAFFCGSNALLRREALMQLGVSRYVGEVTLAVNRGMRSSRRVLARARREYGSDPRIAASLDAVSRALDDLKAGIARGDSLADLTYAFQRRILAVRRELSDQDIAGVRAELQELAAVTGDPAALAALDEITLEALGERSLSPLAAVESVSMLVDSFDVGRDEEAQAIMPLATISVTEDMATSMRLHGLGWRSVYHDEVLAKGLAPDDLSTMLTQRLRWAQGTMQVMFRENPLVQKGLSLGQRLMYFGTMWSYLSGFAAVIYVAAPVLYLTSGVMPVQAWSVDFFARFIPFFVINQVLFLVVANGRPTWRGAQYSLALFPVWIRSVTSAFDNVYRGRSLTFSVTPKTRSVENRPRWDLVKPQLWVMGALVASLVVVAIRYAVGQAEGIAPLVNIVWVLYDLAVFSIIIRAVLYSASDHQPKGY, from the coding sequence ATGATCGTCGAAACCACGGTCCCCCGCGACGACCTCCGACGCGAAGCACGACGCCGCGAGATTTCACGCGCCCGCCGACTGGCCGTAGTGCGCATCGTCGTCGTCCTGTCGGCCGCCACCGGCCTCAACTACATCGTGTGGCGGTGGCTGGCCTCGGTGAACTGGGAGTCGTGGTGGATCGCCGTCCCCCTCGTGCTCGCCGAGACCTACAGCCTCATCGACTCCCTGCTGTTCGGACTCGGCGCGTGGCGCCTGCGCGAGCGGCACGACGCCCCACCGCTGAAACGCGCCGTCACCGTCGACGTCCTCGTGACGACGTACAACGAGCCCCTCGACCTGGTCATGGAGACCGCGCGCGCGGCGAAGGCCATCCGCTACCCGCACGAGACGTGGATCCTCGACGACGGCGACCGGGCTGAGCTCCGCGCCCTCGCCGAGGCCGAGGGCATCGGCGTCGTCACCCGCTCCGAGGCGTGGCGCGATCGTCCCCGTCATGCCAAGGCCGGCAACCTCAACAACGCCCTCATGGTCACCGAGGGCGAGTTCCTGCTCATCCTCGATGCCGACCAGATCCCGTCCCCCGACATCCTCGATCGCACGCTCGGCTGGTTCGAAGACGACAAGGTCGCGCTCGTACAGACGCCGCAGTGGTTCACCAACGTGCCGGCGAGCGATCCCCTCGGCAGTCAGGCGCCGCTGTTCTACGGCCCCATCCAGCAGTCGAAAGACGGCTGGAACGCCGCGTTCTTCTGCGGGTCCAACGCGCTCCTGCGCCGTGAGGCCCTCATGCAGCTCGGTGTCTCGCGCTACGTCGGAGAGGTCACCCTCGCGGTGAACCGGGGCATGCGCTCCTCCCGCCGCGTACTGGCGCGGGCGCGGCGCGAGTACGGTTCCGACCCGCGCATCGCCGCCTCCCTGGATGCCGTCTCCCGGGCACTCGACGACCTCAAGGCGGGGATCGCGCGCGGCGACTCCCTGGCCGATCTCACGTATGCGTTCCAGCGCCGCATCCTCGCTGTGCGTCGCGAGCTCAGCGACCAGGACATCGCGGGCGTCCGCGCGGAACTGCAGGAGCTCGCGGCCGTCACGGGCGACCCGGCAGCCCTGGCCGCCCTCGACGAGATCACCCTCGAGGCTCTCGGCGAACGGAGCCTGTCGCCGCTGGCGGCGGTGGAGTCGGTGAGCATGCTCGTGGACTCCTTCGACGTGGGCCGTGACGAGGAGGCGCAGGCGATCATGCCGCTGGCGACCATCTCGGTCACCGAGGACATGGCGACCTCCATGCGCCTGCACGGTCTCGGGTGGAGGTCGGTCTATCACGACGAGGTGCTCGCCAAGGGCCTGGCCCCCGACGACCTGTCCACGATGCTTACGCAGCGCCTGCGCTGGGCTCAGGGCACCATGCAGGTGATGTTCCGCGAGAACCCCCTCGTGCAGAAGGGGCTCAGCCTCGGCCAACGCCTGATGTACTTCGGCACCATGTGGAGCTACCTGTCGGGCTTCGCCGCCGTCATCTACGTCGCCGCCCCCGTGCTGTACCTGACGTCCGGGGTCATGCCGGTGCAGGCGTGGAGCGTGGACTTCTTCGCCCGTTTCATCCCCTTCTTCGTGATCAATCAGGTGCTGTTCCTCGTCGTGGCCAACGGCAGACCCACCTGGCGCGGCGCGCAGTACTCGCTGGCCCTCTTCCCCGTATGGATCCGCTCGGTGACCAGCGCCTTCGACAACGTCTACCGCGGTCGGTCGCTCACCTTCTCGGTCACTCCGAAGACGCGCTCGGTCGAGAACCGTCCCCGCTGGGATCTCGTCAAGCCGCAGCTGTGGGTCATGGGCGCCCTGGTCGCCTCGCTCGTCGTGGTCGCGATCCGATACGCCGTAGGCCAGGCCGAGGGCATCGCCCCGCTGGTGAACATCGTCTGGGTGCTGTACGACCTCGCGGTGTTCAGCATCATCATCCGCGCGGTGCTGTACTCCGCGTCCGATCACCAACCGAAAGGTTACTGA
- a CDS encoding DNA polymerase Y family protein — MHAPTRSLVLWLPDWPITAFANEAVTPPRADAAVAVFANNIVVACSWAARAQGVRRGQKRRDAQALCPTLHVVAADPVRDARAFAPVVARIEEHAPGVQIVRPGLCALRARGPSRYYGGEAEAARVLIRLLGDGGVDGVRASVADGVFTAEQAARATTVDVPVRIVPPGEAGAFLAPLSVAALDDDEFGSLLARLGVHTLGDLVALSAERVRERFGERGVRLHALAGGLDSRPVHPRTPPPELHRDVAFEPPLELADQIAFGMRVAAEDFIARLGALDLVCTELRVVLTGERNERSERVWLHPGSFDAAAVVDRVRWQLAEDAQGIFGSGVAGVRIEPEAVDAAAHHTKGLFGAGPDERVHHALSRVQAMLGHREVVTPVIGGGRWLAERQVLVPWGDRAVTTKERARPWPGSLPDPLPAVVYPEPRMVGVTDIAGAPVTVGERDVLSAPPAVLETAGQRRRIREWAGPWPISERGWDPLRARRAHRFQVVDADGGAWLLVVEEGEWRAEGRYD; from the coding sequence ATGCACGCGCCCACGCGCAGTCTGGTGCTCTGGCTCCCCGACTGGCCCATCACGGCCTTCGCGAACGAGGCTGTCACGCCGCCGCGTGCGGATGCCGCGGTGGCGGTGTTCGCGAACAATATCGTCGTGGCCTGCTCGTGGGCGGCCCGCGCCCAGGGAGTGCGCCGCGGTCAGAAGCGCCGCGATGCCCAGGCGCTGTGCCCGACCCTGCACGTCGTCGCCGCCGACCCCGTGCGTGACGCGCGGGCGTTCGCTCCCGTCGTGGCACGAATCGAGGAGCACGCCCCCGGGGTGCAGATCGTGCGGCCCGGACTGTGCGCGCTGCGCGCACGTGGGCCTTCGCGGTACTACGGAGGCGAGGCCGAGGCCGCGCGCGTGCTGATCCGTCTGCTCGGCGACGGCGGTGTCGACGGGGTGCGGGCGAGCGTCGCCGACGGCGTCTTCACCGCCGAGCAGGCGGCGCGGGCGACCACCGTCGACGTCCCCGTGCGCATCGTGCCACCCGGAGAGGCGGGGGCGTTCCTCGCGCCGCTGTCGGTCGCCGCGCTCGACGACGACGAGTTCGGCAGCCTCCTGGCTCGGCTGGGCGTGCATACCCTCGGCGATCTCGTCGCCCTCTCCGCCGAGCGGGTCCGCGAGCGTTTCGGCGAGCGGGGCGTGCGGCTGCACGCGCTGGCAGGCGGTCTCGACTCCCGTCCCGTCCACCCTCGCACGCCCCCGCCGGAACTGCACCGCGACGTCGCTTTCGAGCCACCCCTCGAACTCGCCGACCAGATCGCCTTCGGCATGCGCGTGGCGGCGGAAGACTTCATCGCCCGCCTGGGAGCCCTCGATCTGGTGTGCACAGAGCTGCGCGTCGTGCTCACCGGCGAACGGAACGAGCGCAGCGAACGTGTCTGGTTGCATCCGGGGTCGTTCGACGCGGCGGCCGTCGTCGACCGCGTGCGATGGCAGCTCGCCGAAGACGCCCAGGGCATCTTCGGTAGCGGTGTGGCGGGGGTGCGCATCGAGCCCGAGGCCGTCGACGCCGCCGCCCATCACACCAAAGGCCTCTTCGGCGCCGGACCCGATGAGCGCGTGCACCATGCCCTGTCACGCGTGCAGGCCATGCTGGGGCATCGTGAGGTGGTCACCCCGGTGATCGGCGGCGGACGCTGGCTGGCCGAGCGTCAGGTGCTCGTGCCGTGGGGCGACCGTGCCGTCACGACGAAGGAACGCGCTCGGCCCTGGCCCGGCAGCCTGCCCGACCCTCTGCCGGCGGTCGTCTACCCCGAGCCCCGCATGGTCGGGGTCACCGACATCGCCGGCGCTCCGGTGACCGTGGGTGAGCGCGATGTGCTGAGCGCTCCGCCGGCGGTGCTCGAGACCGCGGGGCAACGTCGGCGCATCCGGGAATGGGCCGGACCCTGGCCGATCAGCGAGCGCGGATGGGACCCGCTGCGCGCACGGCGCGCGCACCGGTTCCAGGTGGTCGACGCCGACGGGGGCGCCTGGCTGTTGGTGGTCGAAGAGGGGGAGTGGCGGGCGGAGGGGCGCTATGACTGA
- a CDS encoding error-prone DNA polymerase — MGWTNPPVRWSELERLLSDARRPTGAPTNGDGGDSPAWSHKRGAYVPPSIERPTDTVPYAELHAHSSYSFLDGASSPEELVEEAERLGLHALALTDHDGFYGIVRFAEAAEARAVRTVFGAELSLGLTAPQNGEADPEGSHLLVLARREEGYHRLAAAITHAQLTGAEKGRPVYDIDDLAARAGGPRDPHWAVLTGCRKGAVRQALASEGPAGAARELDRLVDLFGVESVYVELMDQGDPLDSRRNDVLAALAAERGLPTLATNNVHYAAPKKELLAAAVAAVRANRGLDELDGWLPAHAGAHLRSGAEMAARFARYPGAVARTVTLADELAFPLRRAKPALPKQKVPEGHTPMSYLRQLVWEAVPRKYPNLSAEDRDRIERELGVIEMKDFPGYFLIVYGIVKEARNRGILCQGRGSAANSAVCYLLDITAVDSIFYKLPFERFLSSLRDEEPDIDVDFDSDRREEIIQWVYQEYGRERAAQVANVIQYRPKNAVRDMARALGHSPGQQDAWSKQVERWGATLETGADHDIPDQVIEFASELLKAPRHLGIHSGGMVLTDRPVGEVVPIEHARMEDRTVIQWDKDDAAWMGLVKFDLLGLGMLAALQYCFDLIRDATGETWELSTLPREEKAVYDMLCRADSIGVFQVESRAQMGLLPRLQPRKFYDLVVQIALIRPGPIQGGAVHPFVRRKLRQEPITYVHPALEPVLERTLGVPVFQEQLMQMAVAVGNCTAEDADLLRRAMGSKRGLERIDSLREKLYAGMAANNLVGRVADELYAKIQAFANFGFAESHSLSFALLVYASSWIKLHYPAVFLAGLLRAQPMGFYSPATLTADARRHGVVVRRPDLLRSGVQAGLELVDDGEAAREEEGADVANRGGRGAPTGIDSCAHAQQPPTGEFDPSAPDETLAHRRDGGFAVRLGLAGVTGIGVKVAERIVAERERGGPYRDQRDLVRRTGLVTAQLEALATAGAFECLGHTRREAIWLAGSAAQDRPEFLPDSLVAVQPPLFTDPSSYEVLAADLWATGLSTDDHPLTHFRAALDARGVLTSRELRTFETDRRIEVAGLVTHRQRPATASGITFLNLEDEHGLMNIICSVGVWNRYRRVARESPALIVRGMLERSVEGVTNVVADGFVDLRVGVAHASRDFR, encoded by the coding sequence ATGGGCTGGACCAACCCACCGGTGAGATGGTCGGAGCTCGAGCGCCTGCTCAGCGACGCCCGGCGCCCCACCGGTGCCCCGACGAACGGCGACGGCGGTGACAGCCCCGCGTGGTCGCACAAACGCGGTGCCTACGTACCGCCGTCGATCGAGCGTCCGACCGACACCGTTCCCTACGCCGAGTTGCACGCGCACTCGTCGTATTCGTTCCTCGACGGGGCGTCCTCGCCCGAAGAACTCGTCGAAGAGGCGGAGCGTCTGGGACTGCACGCGCTGGCTCTCACCGACCACGACGGCTTCTACGGCATCGTGCGTTTCGCCGAGGCCGCCGAGGCGCGAGCGGTGCGCACCGTCTTCGGGGCAGAACTGTCGCTGGGGCTCACCGCGCCGCAGAACGGCGAGGCCGATCCCGAGGGCTCCCATCTGCTCGTGCTCGCCCGCCGAGAAGAGGGGTACCACCGTCTCGCCGCCGCGATCACCCACGCACAGCTCACGGGCGCCGAGAAGGGACGTCCGGTCTATGACATCGATGATCTCGCCGCCCGAGCCGGAGGACCGCGCGACCCGCACTGGGCGGTGCTCACCGGATGCCGCAAGGGTGCGGTGCGCCAGGCCCTGGCATCCGAGGGGCCGGCCGGTGCCGCCCGCGAACTCGACCGGCTCGTCGACCTGTTCGGCGTCGAGTCCGTCTACGTCGAACTGATGGACCAGGGTGACCCGCTCGACTCGCGACGCAACGACGTGCTGGCCGCGCTCGCCGCCGAGCGGGGGCTGCCGACCCTCGCGACGAACAACGTGCACTACGCCGCCCCGAAGAAGGAGCTGCTCGCCGCTGCCGTCGCGGCGGTGCGGGCCAACCGCGGCCTCGACGAGCTCGACGGGTGGCTCCCCGCGCACGCCGGGGCGCACCTGCGCTCCGGCGCCGAGATGGCGGCGCGGTTCGCGCGGTATCCCGGCGCCGTGGCGCGCACCGTGACACTCGCCGACGAGCTGGCCTTCCCGCTGCGCCGCGCCAAGCCGGCACTGCCGAAGCAGAAGGTACCCGAGGGGCACACGCCCATGTCGTACCTGCGTCAGCTGGTGTGGGAGGCAGTTCCGCGCAAGTACCCGAACCTCTCCGCCGAGGATCGCGATCGGATCGAGCGCGAGCTGGGTGTCATCGAAATGAAGGATTTTCCGGGATATTTCCTCATCGTCTACGGGATCGTCAAAGAAGCGCGGAATCGCGGCATCCTGTGCCAGGGGCGCGGCTCGGCCGCGAACAGCGCCGTCTGCTACCTGCTCGACATCACCGCGGTCGATTCGATCTTCTACAAGCTCCCCTTCGAGCGGTTCCTGTCGAGCCTGCGCGACGAGGAGCCCGACATCGACGTCGACTTCGACTCCGACCGCCGCGAAGAGATCATCCAGTGGGTCTACCAGGAGTACGGGCGCGAGCGCGCGGCACAGGTGGCGAACGTCATCCAGTACCGCCCCAAGAACGCCGTGCGTGACATGGCCCGCGCGCTCGGGCACTCGCCCGGCCAGCAGGACGCGTGGTCGAAGCAGGTCGAGCGCTGGGGCGCGACGCTCGAGACGGGGGCCGACCACGACATCCCCGATCAGGTCATCGAGTTCGCGTCCGAGTTGCTGAAGGCGCCGCGGCATCTCGGCATCCACTCCGGCGGCATGGTGCTCACCGATCGGCCGGTGGGTGAGGTCGTGCCGATCGAGCACGCGCGCATGGAAGATCGCACGGTCATCCAGTGGGACAAAGACGACGCCGCGTGGATGGGGCTGGTGAAGTTCGACCTGCTGGGCCTCGGCATGCTCGCGGCGCTGCAGTACTGCTTCGACCTGATCCGGGATGCCACGGGCGAGACGTGGGAGCTGTCGACGCTGCCGAGAGAAGAGAAGGCGGTGTACGACATGCTGTGTCGCGCCGACTCGATCGGGGTGTTCCAGGTGGAGTCGCGCGCGCAGATGGGATTGCTGCCCCGCCTGCAGCCGCGGAAGTTCTACGACCTCGTCGTGCAGATCGCGCTCATCCGGCCCGGGCCGATCCAGGGCGGCGCCGTGCACCCGTTCGTGCGGCGCAAGCTGCGGCAGGAGCCCATCACCTACGTGCACCCCGCGCTCGAGCCGGTGCTCGAACGTACGCTGGGGGTGCCGGTGTTCCAGGAGCAGCTCATGCAGATGGCCGTCGCCGTCGGCAACTGCACCGCCGAAGATGCCGATCTGCTGCGCCGGGCGATGGGGTCCAAGCGCGGGCTCGAGCGCATCGACTCCCTGCGCGAGAAGCTCTACGCGGGCATGGCTGCGAACAATCTCGTCGGGAGGGTCGCCGACGAGCTGTACGCGAAGATCCAGGCGTTCGCGAACTTCGGGTTCGCCGAATCGCACTCGCTCTCGTTCGCACTGCTGGTCTATGCCAGTTCGTGGATCAAGCTGCACTACCCAGCGGTGTTCCTCGCGGGCCTGTTGCGCGCGCAGCCGATGGGCTTCTACTCGCCGGCGACCCTCACCGCCGATGCTCGACGACACGGCGTGGTGGTGCGACGGCCCGACCTGTTGCGCTCGGGGGTACAGGCGGGTCTCGAACTCGTCGACGACGGGGAAGCAGCGCGGGAGGAGGAGGGAGCCGACGTTGCGAACCGGGGCGGCCGGGGTGCGCCGACGGGAATCGACTCCTGCGCCCACGCGCAGCAGCCGCCCACCGGCGAGTTCGACCCGTCGGCACCCGACGAGACCCTCGCTCATCGTCGCGACGGCGGGTTCGCCGTGCGTCTCGGGCTCGCTGGCGTTACCGGCATCGGCGTGAAGGTCGCCGAGCGCATCGTCGCCGAGCGCGAGCGGGGCGGTCCATACCGGGACCAGCGCGACCTGGTGCGCCGCACGGGGCTCGTCACGGCACAGCTCGAGGCGCTCGCGACGGCGGGAGCGTTCGAGTGCCTCGGCCACACCCGGCGCGAGGCCATCTGGCTCGCGGGATCAGCGGCACAGGACCGCCCCGAGTTCCTGCCGGACTCCCTCGTCGCGGTGCAGCCACCCCTGTTCACCGATCCCTCCAGCTACGAGGTGCTGGCGGCCGACCTGTGGGCGACCGGACTCTCCACCGACGACCACCCGCTCACCCATTTCCGCGCGGCTCTCGATGCGCGCGGAGTGCTCACCTCCCGCGAACTCCGAACCTTCGAGACCGATCGCCGCATCGAGGTGGCGGGGCTCGTCACCCACCGCCAGCGTCCGGCCACGGCATCCGGGATCACCTTCCTCAACCTCGAGGACGAGCACGGTCTGATGAACATCATCTGCTCGGTGGGGGTATGGAACAGATATCGCCGCGTCGCACGGGAATCGCCCGCCCTCATCGTGCGGGGCATGCTCGAGCGCTCGGTCGAGGGAGTGACCAACGTCGTCGCCGACGGCTTCGTCGACCTGCGCGTGGGGGTCGCGCATGCCTCACGGGACTTCCGGTGA
- a CDS encoding STAS domain-containing protein, translating into MLQVDIDARDGGTVVTPRGRLTMVSAKTFRETVTAEIARGDGEIVVVDLSQTEFVDSSGLGALVACLKTARQSGGDLRLAAPSEQVTMVLGLTNLDRVLRPRPSVDEALRD; encoded by the coding sequence ATGCTCCAGGTCGACATCGACGCCCGAGACGGCGGCACCGTCGTCACCCCGCGCGGCCGCCTGACGATGGTTTCGGCGAAGACGTTCCGCGAGACCGTCACGGCCGAGATCGCCCGCGGCGACGGCGAGATCGTCGTCGTCGACCTCTCGCAGACCGAGTTCGTCGACTCCTCCGGCCTCGGGGCGCTCGTCGCCTGTCTGAAGACCGCCCGTCAGTCGGGCGGCGACCTGCGACTGGCGGCACCGTCGGAGCAGGTGACGATGGTGCTGGGCCTGACCAACCTCGACCGCGTGCTGCGTCCGCGCCCGAGCGTCGACGAGGCCCTCCGTGACTGA